The following proteins come from a genomic window of Sinorhizobium fredii NGR234:
- a CDS encoding adenylate/guanylate cyclase domain-containing protein, which translates to MQRKLAAILVGDFVASTSAMEHDEEQTIARVVDCMAVIAEIVTRFEGRVFNTAGDAVLAEFSSPVNALRAAMEMRAAIGAVPRTSSQDMRFGLHLADVVVVGDDLRGDGVNVAARIEASAEPGQIEVSGPLYDHVRRVSPCAFDSVGERQLKGVSEPVRIYRVGAAMDRHRFLIAPTRPAPPLSIRPNSVVVTPFATPSATDQDQTFLAEGMTDDLTLELSRLKSLFVTSRSASSVLRTADPVEIGKVLGVRYVVAGSVRKAGAQVRVNISLIETAEGHLLWSDRIQRPFAEILDIMDEITARVAATVSGRIEQSELAAARLKRPENMSAYEHYLRGLDHHRLAGVADVHLHEAMGWFEKAMQADPGFGRPFAMHVCSWSSLPSFDLEAGELQTAHALELDPTDPEAHRIMGAIKMKRGDFVASRFHHERAIELAPNDAYTIGRCAAFYLFAGEPLRALELLDRAETLDPFLPVWITEERVASLYVLDRYEEMFEVAHKLPFQTRRTYLYRVAARMARGDVERAGELVAQALGLDPTLSAEYLVGQELFKDPAILEALMQRNRAAGLPASRDTAACAA; encoded by the coding sequence ATGCAGCGAAAGCTGGCTGCCATTCTGGTTGGCGACTTCGTCGCCTCCACGTCGGCGATGGAGCACGACGAGGAGCAAACGATCGCCCGCGTGGTCGATTGCATGGCCGTCATCGCAGAGATCGTGACCCGCTTCGAGGGCAGGGTCTTCAATACGGCAGGCGACGCGGTCCTCGCGGAATTCTCGAGCCCCGTGAACGCGCTGCGGGCGGCGATGGAAATGCGCGCTGCGATCGGCGCCGTGCCGCGAACCTCTTCGCAGGACATGCGCTTCGGCCTGCACCTTGCCGACGTGGTCGTCGTCGGGGATGACCTGCGCGGCGATGGCGTCAATGTCGCCGCGCGGATTGAGGCGTCAGCCGAGCCTGGGCAAATCGAAGTTTCGGGGCCACTCTACGACCATGTTCGCCGCGTCTCTCCCTGCGCGTTCGATTCCGTAGGCGAGCGACAATTGAAGGGCGTGTCCGAGCCGGTTCGAATTTACCGCGTCGGAGCGGCGATGGATCGGCACCGCTTCCTGATAGCGCCCACCCGCCCCGCTCCGCCTTTGTCGATCCGGCCGAATTCCGTCGTGGTGACGCCCTTCGCCACGCCATCGGCGACCGACCAGGACCAGACTTTTCTCGCCGAAGGAATGACGGACGACCTGACGCTCGAGCTCAGTCGACTGAAGAGCCTGTTCGTCACGTCAAGGTCGGCGTCGAGCGTGCTTCGAACCGCCGATCCGGTCGAAATCGGCAAGGTGCTCGGCGTGCGCTATGTGGTCGCCGGCTCGGTGCGCAAGGCCGGCGCCCAGGTGCGCGTCAATATCTCCCTCATCGAGACGGCAGAGGGGCATCTGCTGTGGTCTGATCGTATCCAGCGCCCCTTCGCGGAGATCCTCGACATTATGGACGAGATCACGGCACGGGTCGCCGCGACCGTTTCCGGCCGGATCGAGCAGTCCGAGCTCGCGGCAGCCCGGCTGAAACGCCCGGAGAACATGTCCGCCTATGAGCACTATCTGAGAGGCCTCGATCATCACCGGCTGGCCGGCGTCGCGGATGTGCATCTGCATGAAGCGATGGGCTGGTTCGAGAAGGCGATGCAGGCGGATCCGGGCTTCGGGCGTCCGTTCGCCATGCATGTCTGCTCGTGGAGCTCGCTGCCGAGCTTCGATCTCGAGGCCGGCGAACTTCAGACGGCTCATGCCTTGGAACTCGATCCCACCGATCCCGAGGCGCACCGCATCATGGGCGCGATCAAGATGAAGCGCGGCGATTTCGTTGCGTCGCGCTTTCATCATGAACGGGCGATCGAGTTGGCGCCGAACGACGCCTACACGATCGGCCGTTGCGCGGCCTTCTATCTGTTCGCCGGTGAACCCTTGCGGGCGCTCGAACTTCTCGATCGCGCCGAAACGCTGGATCCGTTCCTTCCAGTCTGGATCACCGAGGAGCGGGTAGCCTCTCTTTACGTGCTCGACCGATACGAGGAGATGTTCGAGGTGGCCCACAAGCTGCCGTTCCAGACGCGGCGCACCTACCTCTATCGTGTTGCGGCGCGCATGGCCCGCGGTGATGTCGAACGAGCAGGTGAGCTCGTTGCCCAGGCGCTCGGCCTCGATCCGACGCTGTCGGCCGAGTATCTGGTTGGCCAGGAGCTT
- a CDS encoding N-formylglutamate amidohydrolase — translation MNMSIARETNSDLTSTAAGDWWTQHRGQSPVVATAIHNGHAMRDAVRDLCKLNEEERLREEDPFTEFIIRDVPNRIVVHRSRFEVDVNRPRDGAIYLRPEQAWGLNVWAGDVPGEIAEASLALHDEYYAMLKSYLRGIERCHGRFVVLDVHSYNHRRAGAKAEPAIAAQAPDINIGTISMDRKKWAPVVDGFMETAQSFDFPGGRLDVRENVAFQGRGYQARFIHEQFPDTGCAIAVEFKKIFMEEWTGEPFAETLRALRRLLASTLPVLADALERVR, via the coding sequence ATGAATATGAGCATCGCTCGGGAAACCAACTCGGATCTGACGTCAACCGCCGCCGGCGACTGGTGGACGCAGCACCGCGGCCAGTCGCCCGTCGTCGCCACAGCCATTCACAACGGTCACGCGATGCGCGATGCGGTGAGAGACCTTTGCAAGCTCAACGAGGAAGAGCGCCTTCGCGAGGAAGATCCCTTCACGGAGTTCATCATTCGCGATGTTCCGAACCGGATCGTCGTTCACCGGTCGCGCTTCGAGGTTGATGTCAACCGGCCGCGCGACGGGGCCATCTATCTCAGACCGGAACAGGCCTGGGGCCTCAATGTGTGGGCGGGCGACGTGCCCGGCGAGATCGCCGAAGCGTCGCTCGCCCTGCATGACGAATACTATGCGATGCTGAAATCCTACCTCCGCGGTATCGAACGCTGCCATGGACGCTTCGTCGTCCTCGACGTCCACAGCTACAACCACCGCCGGGCCGGCGCCAAGGCTGAGCCGGCGATCGCTGCGCAAGCGCCGGACATCAATATCGGCACGATCTCCATGGATCGCAAGAAATGGGCGCCCGTGGTCGATGGCTTCATGGAAACGGCACAGTCCTTCGACTTTCCCGGCGGTCGGCTCGACGTGCGGGAGAACGTCGCCTTTCAGGGCCGCGGCTATCAGGCGCGCTTCATCCATGAGCAATTTCCGGACACGGGCTGCGCGATTGCCGTCGAATTCAAGAAGATCTTCATGGAGGAATGGACCGGCGAACCATTCGCCGAGACGCTCCGCGCCCTGCGGCGACTGCTCGCTTCGACCCTGCCGGTTCTCGCCGACGCATTGGAGAGGGTCCGATGA
- a CDS encoding flavohemoglobin expression-modulating QEGLA motif protein, with translation MKPASAQITAARDHPDWLVDALEAIASGKPVRKDLPGGGRLHIDRSLPFLCVHVSSGGSAPVAREITQANASYLLAPDAATAELIVAAVGALLERRFGAFMVLDMGELASDALLTDQAPFLPPFTIEVTAEKTRPLRAAVRAFVAAIEAIQVKFRTPRVEVHSWPDGRQTAAGTLDIPFPSMRVRFAPVYCQQASGKIYPELRERLIATIFDAGLHAFAAFASSTESLTASTHRALGRKAFVDAVVRTDRCIDEVASTFDFLLAVTPINAEAAWNEFAASGFERSPRFLYRPLTLQVEAAKRKLFSIPFEHLEDPVLYQLYREKQQELDLQLSILSARETAKFIEFGRALYGPVETGLLQAARAVLAGCGRAEARVAASTIRDSADCYFVERRAHEMIAEYARRCSDFEARVEVRDDLPAGLLVSGRRLLIARSTLMPVDRVEAILSHEIGVHLLTYFNGSAQGLRLFRSGLAGYEGMQEGLAVFAEFLVGGMTSERLRLIAARVIACAAMLDGAVLPESHRLLVDEHGLPEADAFNVVLRVYRGGGLVKDAIYLRGLLQLLDHLADGGALEPFWMGKIAAAHFGVMQELSARGLLGGPAVRPMFLDHPQAPTRLERARSGMTPLDLLDN, from the coding sequence ATGAAGCCGGCAAGCGCACAGATAACCGCCGCTCGGGACCATCCGGATTGGCTGGTCGACGCGCTCGAGGCGATCGCATCGGGCAAGCCGGTGCGCAAGGACCTGCCGGGCGGCGGGCGCCTTCATATCGATCGCTCCCTCCCCTTTCTCTGCGTCCATGTCTCGAGTGGCGGCAGTGCTCCTGTGGCGCGCGAGATAACCCAGGCCAATGCGTCCTATCTGCTTGCGCCGGACGCCGCGACCGCCGAGCTGATCGTCGCCGCGGTCGGGGCGCTTCTCGAGCGCCGGTTCGGAGCGTTCATGGTGCTCGACATGGGCGAACTCGCCTCCGACGCGTTGCTCACCGACCAGGCCCCTTTTCTTCCGCCCTTCACGATCGAAGTCACGGCCGAGAAGACCAGGCCGCTCCGTGCTGCGGTACGCGCCTTCGTCGCGGCCATCGAGGCGATTCAGGTCAAGTTCCGCACGCCGCGGGTCGAAGTACACAGTTGGCCGGACGGTAGGCAAACCGCAGCCGGGACGCTCGACATACCGTTCCCGTCGATGCGTGTGCGGTTTGCCCCGGTCTATTGCCAACAGGCGTCGGGCAAGATTTATCCGGAACTTCGCGAGCGGTTGATCGCCACCATCTTCGACGCCGGCCTGCACGCTTTTGCGGCATTCGCCAGTTCGACGGAAAGCCTGACCGCCTCGACGCATCGCGCCCTGGGGCGGAAGGCCTTTGTCGATGCCGTGGTGCGCACCGACCGCTGCATCGACGAGGTTGCGTCCACCTTCGATTTCCTGCTTGCCGTCACGCCGATAAACGCCGAGGCCGCCTGGAACGAGTTTGCCGCGAGCGGTTTCGAGCGGTCACCGCGATTCCTTTATCGGCCCTTGACGTTGCAGGTGGAGGCGGCGAAACGAAAGCTTTTTTCCATCCCCTTCGAGCACCTCGAGGACCCGGTGCTTTACCAGCTCTATCGAGAGAAGCAGCAGGAACTCGATCTGCAGCTCTCGATACTTTCCGCGCGGGAGACGGCCAAGTTCATCGAATTCGGCCGTGCGCTCTACGGGCCCGTGGAGACCGGGCTCCTGCAGGCCGCAAGGGCCGTCCTTGCCGGCTGCGGCAGAGCGGAAGCCCGGGTTGCTGCGTCGACCATCCGTGACAGCGCGGATTGCTACTTCGTGGAAAGACGCGCACATGAAATGATCGCCGAATATGCACGCCGTTGCAGTGACTTCGAGGCGCGCGTTGAAGTGCGGGATGATCTTCCGGCAGGCCTACTGGTGTCCGGGCGGCGGCTGTTGATCGCCCGAAGCACGCTTATGCCGGTCGATCGGGTCGAGGCGATTCTCAGCCACGAGATCGGCGTCCACCTGCTCACCTATTTCAACGGCTCGGCGCAGGGACTGCGTCTCTTTCGCTCGGGCCTTGCCGGATACGAAGGCATGCAGGAGGGCCTGGCGGTCTTTGCGGAATTTCTGGTCGGCGGCATGACGAGCGAACGCCTTCGCCTGATCGCAGCGCGCGTCATTGCCTGCGCGGCCATGCTCGACGGCGCGGTCCTGCCGGAATCCCATCGGTTGCTCGTGGATGAGCACGGATTGCCGGAGGCGGATGCCTTCAATGTCGTGCTGCGTGTCTATCGCGGTGGCGGGCTTGTCAAGGATGCGATCTATTTGCGGGGACTCCTGCAACTGCTCGACCATCTGGCGGACGGCGGGGCGCTCGAACCATTCTGGATGGGAAAGATCGCAGCCGCGCATTTCGGCGTCATGCAGGAACTCAGTGCGCGCGGCCTGCTCGGCGGGCCGGCCGTGCGCCCCATGTTCCTCGACCATCCTCAAGCGCCGACGCGGCTCGAGAGAGCCCGATCGGGAATGACTCCGCTCGACCTGTTGGACAACTAG
- a CDS encoding glutathione synthase yields the protein MRIAFFVNSIEGEATYYTTTSLALAALSRGHEVCYVTPGDFVLRPDDSLLIRATTLNGSKPKKPETLLSSLKEASVTTMDIREVQVLFLRNDPSEDADRRSWAVYAGTNFGRLAAARGVIVVNDPDGLALAQNKLYFQGFPEVVRPTTMISRSIEEIRSFIEDHPDGVILKPLQGSGGKNVFKIQSKDEANLNQIFEAASGAGYLIAQTYLPDAVGGDIRLFVMNGRPLERDGIHAAFRRVPAKGDVRSNLHASGTAEPATVTPEILAIADKLRPKLIEDGMFLVGLDIVGDRILEANVFTPGGLPEIEAAHGIDFGEDIIAALEEKVRLQQLYQGALHNRTLATL from the coding sequence ATGCGCATCGCCTTTTTCGTCAACTCCATCGAGGGCGAGGCGACGTATTATACGACGACGTCGCTTGCGCTCGCGGCACTCTCCCGCGGACACGAAGTTTGCTATGTCACGCCCGGGGATTTCGTGCTGCGGCCGGACGACAGCCTGCTGATCCGCGCCACGACCTTGAACGGTTCCAAGCCGAAGAAGCCGGAGACATTGCTGAGCAGCCTCAAGGAGGCGAGCGTCACAACAATGGATATCCGCGAGGTCCAGGTGCTGTTTCTCAGAAACGACCCCTCCGAGGACGCCGACCGCCGCTCCTGGGCGGTTTATGCCGGCACCAATTTCGGTAGGTTGGCGGCTGCCCGGGGGGTCATCGTGGTCAACGATCCCGATGGCCTGGCGCTGGCGCAGAACAAGCTCTACTTCCAGGGATTTCCGGAGGTCGTCCGACCGACGACGATGATTTCCAGAAGCATCGAGGAAATCCGCAGCTTCATCGAAGACCACCCGGACGGCGTCATCCTGAAGCCGCTGCAGGGGTCGGGCGGCAAGAACGTTTTCAAGATCCAGTCCAAGGACGAGGCCAATCTCAACCAGATCTTCGAGGCGGCGAGCGGAGCCGGCTACCTGATCGCCCAGACCTATCTGCCGGACGCGGTCGGCGGCGACATCAGACTTTTCGTGATGAATGGCCGGCCGCTCGAACGCGATGGTATCCATGCTGCTTTCCGGCGCGTACCGGCGAAAGGCGATGTCCGCTCGAACCTGCATGCCAGCGGCACTGCCGAACCGGCGACCGTCACGCCGGAAATTCTTGCCATCGCAGACAAACTGCGCCCCAAATTGATCGAGGACGGCATGTTCCTGGTCGGGCTCGATATCGTCGGCGACCGCATATTGGAGGCCAACGTGTTCACCCCCGGCGGCCTCCCCGAGATCGAGGCGGCTCACGGTATCGATTTCGGCGAGGACATCATCGCGGCATTGGAGGAGAAGGTGCGCCTGCAGCAACTCTATCAAGGCGCGCTCCACAACCGCACGCTGGCGACGCTGTGA
- the ytfQ gene encoding galactofuranose ABC transporter, galactofuranose-binding protein YtfQ, translating into MKFVKALASATILAACTFGSASAADLVVGFSQIGSESGWRAAETTLTKQQAEQRGIDLKFADAQQKQENQIKAIRSFIAQGVNAILLAPVVATGWDEVLQEAKDAEIPVILLDRTVDAPKELYLTAVTSDLVHEGNVAGKWLVDTVAGKPCNVVELQGTTGSSPAIDRKKGFEAALAGKDNLKIVRSQTGDFTRTKGKEVMESFLKAEDGGKNICALYAHNDDMAVGAIQAIKEAGLKPGKDILVVSIDAVPDIFQAMAAGEANATVELTPNMAGPAFDALATYLKDGKEPEKWIQTESKLYTQADEPMKVYEEKKGLGY; encoded by the coding sequence ATGAAATTCGTGAAGGCACTTGCTAGTGCAACGATCCTTGCTGCCTGCACTTTCGGCAGCGCCTCGGCCGCCGACCTCGTCGTCGGCTTTTCGCAGATCGGATCGGAATCCGGCTGGCGCGCCGCCGAGACGACGCTGACCAAGCAGCAGGCCGAACAGCGTGGCATCGACCTGAAATTCGCCGATGCGCAGCAGAAGCAGGAAAACCAGATCAAGGCGATCCGCTCCTTCATCGCCCAGGGAGTCAACGCCATTCTTCTCGCTCCGGTTGTCGCGACCGGCTGGGACGAAGTTCTGCAGGAAGCCAAGGACGCCGAAATCCCGGTGATCCTGCTCGATCGCACCGTCGATGCGCCGAAGGAACTCTACCTGACGGCCGTGACCTCCGACCTCGTGCATGAAGGCAATGTCGCCGGCAAGTGGCTCGTCGATACGGTCGCGGGCAAGCCCTGCAACGTCGTCGAGCTTCAGGGCACGACGGGCTCGTCGCCGGCCATCGACCGCAAGAAGGGCTTCGAAGCGGCGCTCGCCGGCAAGGACAATCTGAAGATCGTCCGCAGCCAGACCGGCGACTTCACCCGCACGAAGGGCAAGGAAGTCATGGAGAGCTTCCTGAAGGCCGAGGACGGCGGCAAGAACATCTGCGCGCTCTATGCCCATAACGACGACATGGCCGTCGGCGCCATCCAGGCGATCAAGGAAGCCGGCCTGAAGCCGGGCAAGGACATCCTCGTCGTCTCGATCGACGCCGTTCCGGACATCTTCCAGGCCATGGCCGCCGGCGAAGCCAACGCCACGGTCGAACTGACGCCGAACATGGCCGGACCGGCCTTCGATGCACTTGCCACCTATCTCAAGGACGGCAAGGAACCCGAGAAGTGGATCCAGACGGAATCGAAGCTCTACACGCAGGCTGACGAGCCGATGAAGGTCTACGAGGAAAAGAAGGGCCTCGGTTACTGA
- the ytfR gene encoding galactofuranose ABC transporter, ATP-binding protein YtfR, producing the protein MQTSSDNILSAVRIEKGFPGTKALDKVDFHLRRGEVHALLGENGAGKSTLIKCLTGAYRRDGGSILLEGAEVDPRDTFDAQRLGIGTVYQEVNLLPNLTVAENLFLGRQPRRFGMVDTRTMNRKARELLAEYELDLDVTRDLASFSVAIQQVVAIARAVDLSGKVLILDEPTASLDAHEVAMLFRIVRRLKARGLGIIFITHFLEQVYEISDRITVLRNGQLVGTRDTSDLNRRDLIAMMIGRELAAEIHSARIETAEGRLRYQFKNYGRRGRINPFDLDVRAGEVVGIAGLLGSGRTETAEVLFGARRADSGSAEIDGQAVDLSSPRAAIRQKFGFCPEDRKTAGIVGDLSVRENIVLALQARRGWTRPISRAEQNRLADHYIRALDIRTADREKPIRLLSGGNQQKAILARWLATEPEFLILDEPTRGIDVGAHAEIVRLIENLREKGLSLIVISSEIEELVAYSTRVVVLRDRNHVAELGGDRITAHQIVEAIAAANEREAS; encoded by the coding sequence ATGCAGACCAGCAGCGACAATATCCTTTCGGCTGTCCGGATCGAGAAGGGCTTTCCCGGAACGAAGGCCCTCGACAAGGTCGATTTTCACCTCAGGCGCGGCGAAGTCCACGCGCTACTCGGAGAAAACGGCGCCGGCAAATCGACACTCATCAAATGCCTGACCGGCGCCTATAGGCGCGACGGCGGCAGCATCCTGCTCGAAGGCGCCGAAGTCGACCCCCGCGACACCTTCGATGCTCAGAGGCTGGGCATCGGGACCGTCTACCAGGAGGTTAACCTCCTGCCGAACCTGACGGTCGCCGAGAACCTCTTCCTCGGACGCCAGCCGCGCCGCTTCGGCATGGTCGATACGCGGACCATGAACCGTAAGGCCCGCGAACTGCTGGCGGAATACGAGCTTGATCTCGATGTGACGCGCGATCTCGCGAGCTTTTCGGTGGCGATCCAGCAGGTCGTGGCGATCGCCCGCGCCGTCGATCTCTCCGGCAAGGTACTGATCCTCGACGAGCCTACGGCGAGCCTCGACGCGCACGAAGTCGCGATGCTCTTCCGCATCGTCCGGCGCCTCAAGGCACGCGGGCTCGGCATCATCTTCATCACCCATTTCCTCGAGCAGGTTTACGAGATTTCCGACCGCATCACCGTGCTGCGCAACGGCCAGCTCGTCGGCACGCGCGACACGTCGGATCTCAATCGGCGCGACCTGATCGCCATGATGATCGGACGCGAGCTCGCGGCCGAGATCCACTCCGCCCGCATCGAGACCGCCGAGGGTCGGCTGCGCTATCAGTTCAAGAATTATGGCCGCCGCGGCCGTATCAATCCCTTCGATCTCGACGTCCGGGCCGGCGAGGTCGTCGGCATTGCCGGCCTGCTCGGCTCGGGTCGTACCGAAACCGCCGAGGTGCTTTTCGGCGCCCGTCGCGCCGACAGCGGTAGCGCCGAGATCGACGGCCAGGCCGTCGATCTGTCCTCGCCGCGCGCGGCCATCCGCCAGAAGTTCGGCTTCTGCCCGGAGGATCGCAAGACGGCCGGTATCGTCGGCGATCTGTCGGTGCGCGAAAACATTGTGCTCGCGCTCCAGGCAAGACGCGGCTGGACGCGGCCGATCTCGCGTGCCGAGCAGAACCGCCTGGCGGACCACTATATTCGCGCCCTCGACATCCGCACCGCCGACCGGGAGAAGCCGATCAGGCTGCTTTCCGGCGGCAACCAGCAGAAGGCGATCCTCGCCCGCTGGCTTGCCACCGAACCCGAGTTCCTGATCCTCGATGAGCCGACGCGCGGCATCGACGTCGGCGCCCATGCGGAGATCGTCAGGCTGATCGAGAACCTGCGCGAAAAGGGCCTGTCGCTGATCGTCATCTCATCGGAGATCGAGGAGCTGGTCGCCTACAGCACCCGGGTCGTCGTGCTGCGCGACCGCAACCACGTCGCCGAACTCGGCGGAGACCGTATTACCGCGCATCAGATCGTCGAAGCGATTGCCGCGGCCAACGAACGGGAGGCATCGTGA
- a CDS encoding ABC transporter permease: MTSTVRTYFTRLLPQLIALAIIIAAVSIIFPGFLNLQIQNGRLYGSLIDILNRGAPVVLLAIGMTVVIATKGIDLSVGAVMAICGAVSASLITSGHSLVETLLVTLAVGILCGIWNGILVAVLDIQPIIATLVLMVAGRGIAQLITEGAILTFNDPGLIFIGSGSFAGLPMPVVIWLVFGVLVALVVRRTALGMLVEAVGVNREASTLSGVFTPVLLIAAYVLSGLCAAIAGVVAAADIKGADANNAGLWLELDAILAVVVGGTSLLGGRFSIAASVLGAIIIQAINTGILLSGFPPEFNLIIKAAIIVFILVLQSPRFRAAFTFVSIPRAAGKPTEREAK, encoded by the coding sequence GTGACTTCGACCGTCCGGACATATTTTACCAGACTGCTGCCGCAGCTGATTGCCTTGGCGATCATTATCGCTGCAGTTTCAATCATTTTCCCCGGCTTCCTCAACCTGCAGATTCAGAACGGCCGGCTTTACGGCAGCCTGATCGACATCCTGAACCGCGGCGCTCCCGTCGTCTTGCTGGCGATCGGCATGACGGTCGTCATCGCCACCAAGGGCATCGATCTCTCGGTCGGCGCCGTCATGGCGATCTGCGGCGCGGTATCCGCCTCGCTGATCACCTCCGGCCATTCGCTTGTCGAAACGCTGCTCGTCACGCTTGCCGTCGGCATCCTGTGCGGCATCTGGAACGGCATCCTGGTTGCCGTCCTCGATATCCAGCCGATCATTGCGACGCTCGTGCTGATGGTCGCCGGGCGAGGCATCGCACAGCTCATCACGGAAGGCGCCATCCTCACCTTCAACGATCCCGGCCTCATTTTCATCGGCAGCGGCTCCTTTGCCGGCCTGCCGATGCCGGTCGTCATCTGGCTGGTCTTCGGCGTTCTGGTCGCCCTCGTCGTCCGCCGGACGGCTCTCGGCATGCTGGTCGAGGCGGTGGGCGTCAACAGGGAGGCGAGCACGCTCTCGGGCGTCTTCACGCCGGTGCTGCTGATCGCCGCCTATGTCCTTTCCGGTCTATGCGCGGCAATTGCCGGGGTGGTCGCCGCGGCCGACATCAAGGGGGCCGACGCCAACAATGCCGGGCTCTGGCTGGAGCTCGATGCAATCCTGGCGGTCGTGGTCGGCGGCACATCGCTGCTCGGCGGCCGTTTCAGCATCGCCGCCTCGGTGCTCGGCGCCATCATCATCCAGGCGATCAACACGGGAATCCTCCTTTCGGGCTTCCCGCCTGAATTCAACCTCATCATCAAGGCGGCCATCATCGTCTTCATCCTGGTGCTCCAGTCGCCTCGTTTCCGCGCCGCCTTCACATTCGTGAGCATTCCGCGCGCAGCCGGCAAACCGACCGAGCGAGAAGCAAAATGA
- the yjfF gene encoding galactofuranose ABC transporter, permease protein YjfF — translation MKQKYLPLTATILIFLLSYALCVAQYPNMFSTRVIGNLLTDNAFLGIAAVGMTFVILSGGIDLSVGAVIAFTGVFLAVVLEQTGIHPLAAFVLVLAITTLFGALMGAIIHHLEMPAFIVTLAGMFLARGMAFVLSIDSIPIKHPFYATLKSLYFKLPGGGRITLIGGLMLLVFAAGILIAHRTRFGTNVYALGGGTATAKLMGVPVAGTTVRIYALSGLLAGLSGIVFSLYTSAGYSLAAVGVELDAITAVVIGGTLLTGGSGFVAGTLVGIFIQGLIQTYITFDGTLSSWWTKILIGLLLFAFILLQKGIIRLSRNGRQPA, via the coding sequence ATGAAGCAGAAATATCTTCCGCTTACGGCGACGATCCTGATCTTCCTGCTGAGCTACGCGCTTTGCGTCGCCCAGTACCCGAATATGTTTTCGACGCGGGTGATCGGCAACCTGCTCACCGATAACGCCTTCCTCGGCATCGCCGCCGTCGGCATGACCTTCGTCATTCTTTCCGGCGGCATCGACCTCTCGGTCGGCGCGGTGATCGCCTTTACCGGCGTCTTTCTGGCGGTCGTGCTGGAACAGACCGGCATCCACCCGCTTGCCGCCTTCGTGCTGGTGCTCGCCATCACGACACTCTTCGGGGCGCTGATGGGAGCGATCATCCATCATCTCGAAATGCCTGCCTTCATCGTCACCCTTGCCGGCATGTTCCTCGCCCGTGGCATGGCCTTCGTATTGTCGATCGATTCCATCCCGATCAAGCATCCGTTCTACGCGACGCTGAAGAGCCTCTATTTCAAGCTGCCGGGCGGCGGCCGGATCACCCTCATCGGCGGCCTGATGCTGCTCGTCTTTGCCGCCGGCATCCTGATCGCGCACCGGACCCGTTTCGGCACCAATGTCTACGCCCTCGGCGGCGGCACAGCGACGGCGAAACTCATGGGCGTGCCGGTCGCCGGCACAACGGTCAGGATCTACGCGCTTTCGGGACTGCTGGCTGGTCTCTCCGGCATCGTGTTCTCGCTCTACACCTCGGCCGGCTATTCCCTTGCGGCGGTCGGCGTCGAGCTCGACGCGATCACCGCGGTCGTCATCGGCGGGACGCTATTGACCGGCGGCTCCGGCTTCGTCGCCGGCACGCTTGTCGGCATCTTCATCCAGGGCCTCATCCAGACCTACATCACCTTCGACGGAACGCTTTCGAGCTGGTGGACCAAGATCCTGATCGGCCTGCTGCTCTTCGCCTTCATCCTTCTTCAGAAGGGGATCATCCGCCTGTCGCGCAACGGCCGGCAGCCCGCATGA
- a CDS encoding FadR/GntR family transcriptional regulator: MPSSGFGHQPGKRTSHRLVVDELGQAIVSGRFAVGDTLSGDTELAARFNVSRTVLREAMKTLAAKGLVVARARIGTRVLPRANWNLFDGDVLTWHFSAGVDEEFLRHVSEVRLALEPYAASLAARRATDADIAWMMRLAVAMADAGHSGQTLAKADLDFHLRLLEASLNPFMRSVGSLIEAALVGVFRLTSPSADDSEIDRVAMAHIRIVEEIGRRNEEGARSAMEHVIRVGQERLILNLRAQDSSG; encoded by the coding sequence ATGCCGTCGTCGGGTTTCGGCCATCAACCGGGCAAGCGGACCAGCCACCGGCTCGTCGTCGACGAACTCGGCCAGGCGATCGTCTCCGGTCGGTTTGCCGTCGGCGATACGCTTTCCGGTGACACGGAACTTGCGGCGCGCTTCAACGTCTCCCGCACCGTGCTCCGCGAAGCGATGAAGACGCTCGCCGCCAAGGGGCTCGTGGTGGCGCGGGCGCGGATCGGCACCCGAGTCCTGCCGCGCGCCAATTGGAACCTGTTTGACGGCGATGTGCTCACCTGGCATTTCAGCGCCGGAGTCGACGAGGAGTTCCTGCGCCATGTCAGCGAAGTGCGCCTCGCCCTCGAGCCCTATGCCGCAAGCCTCGCGGCCCGCCGCGCCACGGATGCGGATATTGCCTGGATGATGCGGCTCGCCGTGGCCATGGCGGATGCCGGCCATAGCGGCCAGACGCTGGCGAAGGCCGACCTCGACTTTCACCTGCGGCTGCTGGAAGCCTCGCTCAACCCGTTCATGCGATCGGTCGGGAGCCTGATCGAAGCCGCGCTTGTCGGTGTCTTCCGGCTCACCAGCCCCTCGGCGGACGACAGCGAAATCGATCGCGTCGCCATGGCACATATCCGCATCGTCGAAGAAATCGGCCGCCGCAACGAGGAAGGCGCCCGCAGCGCCATGGAGCACGTCATCCGGGTGGGGCAGGAACGGCTGATCCTGAACCTCAGGGCACAGGACAGTTCTGGTTGA